The Echinicola jeungdonensis genome segment GGACAGGCTGTAAGCAGCCTTACACCAGGCCATAGCACGAGGAATAAGCCTTTTGGAGAAAGGAGAAAACTTCAAACCCCAAACCTGAACCTTCCACTTTTCCCAACCACAACCATTGGTTCCTTTCCTCAAACCAAGGAGGTAAGGCAATGGCGAGCTCTAAAGAAAAAGGGGAAATTGACTCAAAATCAATATGATGAGCTGATCAAAAGTGAAACCGAAATGGCAATACGTTGGCAGGAAGGAATTGGATTGGATGTTTTGGTTCATGGGGAGTTTGAAAGAAATGATATGGTTGAATATTTCGGGGAGCAATTGGAAGGCTTTGTCTTCACCCAAAATGGCTGGGTCCAAAGTTATGGTTCCCGCTGCGTTAAACCTCCCATTATTTATGGAGACGTTTCCCGTCCTGAGCCTATGACCGTTGGTTGGACTTCTTTTGCCCAATCCCTGACAGAAAAAATGTAAAAGGAATGCTCACAGGGCCGGTAACCATTTTGCAATGGTCCTTTGTCCGAAATGACCAGCCCAGATCAACCACTTGTCAGCAAATTGCCCTGGCTATCAGAGAAGAGGTGGCTGATTTGGAAAAAGAAGGCATCAAGATCATCCAAATTGATGAACCTGCCCTAAGGGAAGGTTTGCCCTTAAGGCAGTCCGACTGGGAAGCCTATCTGGACTGGGCTGTAGAATGTTTCCGAATCTCTGCATCAGTGGTGGAGGACAAACCCAAATCCATACACACATGTGCTATTCAGAGTTTAATGATATCATCAAACATATTGCTGGCATGGATGCTGATGTCATTACCATCGAATGTTCCAGGTCTCAAATGGAGTTATTAGATGCTTTTGCTGAGTTCCAATACCCCAATGAAATTGGTCCAGGGGTTTATGACATCCACTCTCCAAGGATACCTTCCAAAGAGGAAATGGTTGAATTGCTAGAAAAAGCTAAATCCGTATTACCGGAGGAACAGCTTTGGGTCAACCCTGACTGTGGCCTTAAAACCAGAGGATGGAAAGAAACTGAGCCAGCTTTGGAGCGCATGGTACAAGCTGCTAAAGCACTTAGAAAAACCACAGTTGCTGGTATCGAAAATTAAACAATTACCCCACCGGGCAGGTTAATTACTTGCCCGGTATAATTTCTATTTGCAATGACAATTTTTTCAAAGCCATCCAAAAAAGCCTCCTCCGTTCCTCTTCACTGTTGGGACATCATTGCCTGCCAATTATACCCAAGCATTGCAAACCAAAGTCTTGAATCCCTATCTCACACTTTAAGTTTTTTCAAAAATCATTCAGTTGGTCAACAGATTTGAATTTCCTAAATCAAAGGTTTGATGCTTTAGTACTTACCGATAGGCAGGAAACCATCCTTTGGGCAAGTCCAGGCTTTGAAAAAATGACGGATTATCATGTCTTTGAAGCAATTGGTAAAAACCCTTCTTTTTTACAGGGAAAGGATTCTTCTTATAAAGCAAAAACCCAAATAAGAAAAAAAATCAATGAAGGAAAACCATTTTCTTCCCAATTGATTAATTATAAAAAGAATGGAGAACCTTACCTTTGCGAAATCACTATCATTCCATTGGAAGATCCAAAAGGGAAAATCACCCATTTTCTGGCACTTGAAAACGAAATATGACCGATTTAGACCAAAAAATTAAAAACGCAGAAACCCGAATATTTAAAGCTGTTTTCCCCAATACCATCAACCATTATGATACTTTGTTTGGTGGCACGGCTATGCACCTGATGGATGAGGTTGCCTTTATCGCAGCCACCCGGTTCAGCAGACAAAAAATGGTTACCGTACGAAGTGATAAAATTGATTTTACCGTCCCCATTCCCGCAGGAACCATTATCGAATTGGTGGGGCATATCATCCATATTGGCCGGACCAGTTTAAAAGTCCAAGTGGACATATTTATTGAAAAAATGTATGAGGAGGGTAGAGAAAAAGCCATTAGCGGCACTTTCACCCTGGTAGCAATTGATGAAAATAAAAAGCCCACCCCTATTGATCATTAAACTTCTCCATATTGAAAGCTGGATTGAAAATCTTCATGATGGAAAAATG includes the following:
- a CDS encoding PAS domain-containing protein, which gives rise to MNFLNQRFDALVLTDRQETILWASPGFEKMTDYHVFEAIGKNPSFLQGKDSSYKAKTQIRKKINEGKPFSSQLINYKKNGEPYLCEITIIPLEDPKGKITHFLALENEI
- a CDS encoding acyl-CoA thioesterase gives rise to the protein MTDLDQKIKNAETRIFKAVFPNTINHYDTLFGGTAMHLMDEVAFIAATRFSRQKMVTVRSDKIDFTVPIPAGTIIELVGHIIHIGRTSLKVQVDIFIEKMYEEGREKAISGTFTLVAIDENKKPTPIDH